From Glycine soja cultivar W05 chromosome 4, ASM419377v2, whole genome shotgun sequence, the proteins below share one genomic window:
- the LOC114408867 gene encoding uncharacterized protein LOC114408867 — protein MLPSFLSLVSVYSLYLRRCFTGAGLSSQTLRVDDESTLHFWAPTNPTAQKPSLVLIHGFGPESIWQWRKQVQFLAPHFNVYVPDLIFFGGSSTKSSERSETFQAASVGKLLDKLEVEKFHVVGTSYGGMVAYNLAKMLGEDRVQKVVIASSGVNMIKSSNVALVQRAQLEKIEDLMLPPTPQHLRILMKFSIHKPPQLLPDFLLRDFLAKLYGENRKEKMELLKGLTVGRDDTSRISPLQQEVLIVWGEEDRIFPLKLAHELKEIISKKARLELIKEASHVPQMEKPREFNNILLNFLQEHS, from the exons ATGCTTCCctcatttctaagcctggtgtCAGTGTACAGCCTCTACCTCCGACGCTGCTTCACGGGCGCGGGGCTCTCATCGCAGACGCTTAGAGTGGACGACGAATCCACGCTCCACTTCTGGGCCCCGACAAACCCAACGGCCCAGAAGCCTTCCCTGGTTCTGATCCACGGGTTTGGGCCGGAGTCCATATGGCAGTGGCGCAAACAGGTCCAATTCTTAGCCCCTCACTTCAACGTGTACGTTCCGGACCTAATATTCTTCGGAGGATCGAGCACCAAGTCCAGCGAAAGGAGCGAAACGTTTCAGGCAGCGTCGGTGGGGAAGCTTTTGGACAAGTTGGAGGTTGAGAAGTTCCACGTGGTGGGGACGAGTTATGGGGGCATGGTGGCTTACAATTTGGCCAAGATGTTGGGTGAAGACAGGGTGCAAAAAGTGGTTATTGCTAGCTCCGGTGTGAACATGATCAAGAGCAGCAACGTGGCGTTGGTGCAGAGGGCGCAACTGGAGAAGATTGAGGATCTGATGCTGCCTCCTACGCCACAACACTTGCGAATATTGATGAAGTTCTCCATCCACAAGCCTCCCCAACTCTTGCCTGATTTTTTACTCCGGGACTTCTTGGCT AAATTATACGGAGAAAATAGGAAGGAAAAAATGGAGCTTCTGAAAGGGTTAACCGTCGGAAGGGATGATACTTCAAGAATTTCACCTCTTCAACAA GAGGTTCTCATAGTCTGGGGAGAAGAAGACCGAATATTTCCGCTGAAGTTGGCCCACGAACTAAAAGA GATAATCAGTAAAAAGGCAAGATTGGAATTGATAAAGGAGGCATCCCATGTGCCTCAAATGGAAAAGCCAAGAGAATTCAACAACATTCTCCTAAATTTCTTACAGGAGCATTcttga